Part of the Paenibacillus sp. FSL R7-0273 genome is shown below.
AGCGTTATGACATTTCCATCAGAGACGGCAGGTTTACTTCCGTGAAGGAAGCGGTGCCGGGGGAACCTGCGGAGCGGTTGGGGCAGGAAGGTCACGGAGAGCAATCCGGGCAGCCTGGACCGGCTGGGACTGCTTCCCCTCAGGCCGATCTCTGGATTAGCCCGGGCATTATCGACCTGCATACCCATCTGGCCTGGACGGACTTTGACCATGCAGACCAGCTGAAGCGCAGCAGCGGCGAGGTGGAGGCCATGCAAGGCGCGGCGTTCGGAGCTACCCTGCGTACAGGCGTAACGACCGCGCGGGATGCCGGCGGCATTACGCCCCAGACCATCCGTAACCTCGTCCGAAGCTACGGGCACCCGCTGAGGGTTGAGACCAGCAGCGAAATGCTGGGTTCAGCTGATGCACTGGGAACGAAGTTCCTGGAAGGCCGGCTGGCCGAGATTTATGCTACCGGAGCGGGTTGGGTCAAGATTATGGCAACCGGCGGTCTTGGAGCACCTGGGGAGAAGGTGCTTGATCCCGTGTTCTCTGAAGAAGAGTTCAACTTCATTGTCCGCCACGCCCATGCCAATCAGATCAAGGTGCTGGTCCATACCTGGGGCGGGGTAACCATTGACTGGTCGATTTCGGCAGGAGTCGAATCGATCGAGCACGGAATGTTTCTGACCGCAGACCAGGCCGGACGGCTGGCCGAATCCCGGACAGCCTACGTGTCTACGGCCTCGATCTACCGGATTGCCGCAGATCCTGCCGGCGTGCTGGCGCTGCCGCCGGTAATTTGCGACCGTGCTGCCCGGGCGGCCGAGGCCCATTCCCGGGCCATCGGCTATGCCCGAAGCGCAGGTGTGCGCTTCGGCTTCGGCACAGACTACGCCACTCCGTCGCTGCACGGCTACAACCTGCAGGAGCTGGACACGCTGCTGGATTACGGCCTTACCCGCGCGGAAGCATGGCAGTCTGCTACCTCCGGGGCGGCTGAAATCCTCGGGCGCGGCCATGATTTAGGCCGGATTGCCGAAGGCTATCTGGCCGATGCCGTCATCTGGAACGCCGATCCGTTCCAGGCCCGGGGTGCAGGTGTGCTGCGGGAGAGCATCGTTTCCGTTATAACCGGGCAGTCGGAGTCAGAGCTGGCGGGCGGGAGATAGGCAGGTTCTGTGGAGCTAGAGTGATGCTTTAAGTGGAAGCTGTATAACCTTAGGTTATACGGCTTTTTGCAGTGTTTTGTGATACATTTCCGCTGGAACAGTTGCTGCTGAACATTTAGTTTGATTTTCGACACCTAATTCTGCTTTTTCTCAGTATTTTTTCGGTTTAGTTGGATAATGGACACTTAATTCCGCTTCATCGCCTGCTTCAGGCCCAAAACCGGAAATTAGCATACCCTTTTCCAATTAGATGGTCTTTACTATAGTCGCAGCAAGGATTAGTGGTCATTTTTCAACTTAATTAGATTAGCGGCCGTTATCCATACATCGTGCAGTGCGTATATCGTGCAGCGCGTATAAGCACAGATCCACCTGCTGACTCAAATGTTATATAAAAAGTACGGTATCATCTTTAGTTTGAAGAAAGACAGTGATTTTGCGGGTGTGCTACGATTTTGCATGAGAAGGGGGGCTGTTCAAAAGATATTTGTAAGCGCTTAACTTAAAGAGCAGGAACAAATTCATAAAAAGAGGAGTGCAATGCATGAGTAGAATGTTCAAGCGAATCTTCTCCACAGTATTAGCGGCCAGTCTGCTGCTGCCGCTTGGCTGGATTGCTCCGGCAGCTCAGGCATCCCAGTCTGCAGAGGCCGCCCAACCGGAATTGACAACCGTTTATCATGAAACCTTTGCCGATGGGGCAGGCAAAGCCGGCCAATCCGGCGGGGCCAGCCTGGCGGCAGTTACCGGCATGCCATTTGACGGCAACGCTGATGGAGCAGCCCTGTATGTAAGCAACAGAGCGAACAACTGGGATGCTGCAGATTTTAAATTCAGCGACCTCGGGCTCGTTAACGGGGAGACGTATACAGTAACTGCGGTGGTTTATGTTGATGCTGCAGTCTTTCTGCCCGAAGGGGCAAAGGCTGCACTGCAGACTGTAAACAGCTACGGAAATTATGCCGAAGCAGCCTATGTTGCCGGCAAGTCGGCTACACTGACCAGGGAATTCATTGCGGACACGTCCAAGGATCAGGCGCTGCGCATTAATTCCAATGAGGCCGGCAAGACGGTCCCGTTCTATATCGGGGACGTCCTGATTACCGGTAAAGCAGCCACTGGCGGAGGGGAAGAGCCAGTAAGAGACCCTGCGCTGCCGTTCAGTACGGTTACTTTTGAGGATCAGACGGCAGGCGGTTTTACCGGCAGATCAGGCAA
Proteins encoded:
- a CDS encoding amidohydrolase family protein, which encodes MLNKHPEALDYKAIRIAGIEGKRYDISIRDGRFTSVKEAVPGEPAERLGQEGHGEQSGQPGPAGTASPQADLWISPGIIDLHTHLAWTDFDHADQLKRSSGEVEAMQGAAFGATLRTGVTTARDAGGITPQTIRNLVRSYGHPLRVETSSEMLGSADALGTKFLEGRLAEIYATGAGWVKIMATGGLGAPGEKVLDPVFSEEEFNFIVRHAHANQIKVLVHTWGGVTIDWSISAGVESIEHGMFLTADQAGRLAESRTAYVSTASIYRIAADPAGVLALPPVICDRAARAAEAHSRAIGYARSAGVRFGFGTDYATPSLHGYNLQELDTLLDYGLTRAEAWQSATSGAAEILGRGHDLGRIAEGYLADAVIWNADPFQARGAGVLRESIVSVITGQSESELAGGR